A window of Lentibacillus sp. Marseille-P4043 contains these coding sequences:
- a CDS encoding nuclease-related domain-containing protein, whose product MYYRKKGEIFLVIMLLRKKPSVILCYEALFRNLKERYRTNRKLIEDYNRFNAGYYGEKEVDYNLSIYPHKDFFIFHNIRLKNHNNSFQIDTLILSKNFICILEIKNLAGELEYDAELNQLIQKNGDKITAIKDPVLQAETQKMHLKAWLQRLGITIPIETLVVISNPSTIFRIKQNDPGIYKKIIRTESLHLHLDEINKKYTKNILNKSQIKMISDSIITNNNPHHPDLIRRYNIQDHHLIKGVSCPSCAYYPMIRLYKKWSCPKCSTTEHSAHERIILDYFLLYNNTITNKQCRDLLQIESPKSIYVILKSMNLKYTGKNSARKYLAPYVNDFPQNSDFPGKFKSIFD is encoded by the coding sequence ATGTACTATAGAAAGAAAGGGGAAATTTTTTTGGTCATTATGCTGCTAAGAAAAAAGCCATCTGTTATTTTATGTTACGAGGCATTATTTCGAAATTTGAAAGAGAGATACAGAACAAATCGAAAACTCATAGAAGATTATAATCGGTTTAATGCTGGATATTACGGTGAGAAAGAGGTTGATTATAACTTATCAATCTATCCACATAAAGACTTCTTCATTTTTCACAACATCCGCTTAAAAAATCACAACAATTCCTTTCAAATTGACACGCTAATCCTTTCCAAGAATTTCATATGCATACTGGAAATTAAAAATCTTGCTGGCGAACTGGAATATGACGCAGAGTTAAATCAATTAATTCAGAAAAACGGTGATAAAATAACTGCAATCAAGGATCCAGTATTACAAGCCGAGACACAAAAAATGCATTTAAAAGCTTGGCTACAGAGGCTTGGTATAACAATCCCGATCGAAACTTTAGTAGTGATTAGTAATCCATCCACTATTTTTAGAATTAAACAAAATGATCCAGGCATTTATAAGAAGATAATTCGAACGGAAAGTTTACATTTGCATTTGGACGAGATTAATAAGAAGTACACAAAAAATATATTGAACAAAAGCCAAATAAAAATGATAAGTGATTCGATAATAACTAATAACAATCCACATCATCCTGACTTAATCAGAAGATACAATATCCAGGATCATCACCTTATTAAGGGTGTGTCATGTCCTTCATGTGCATACTACCCCATGATTCGTCTTTACAAAAAATGGTCTTGCCCAAAATGTTCAACTACTGAACACTCCGCACACGAACGTATTATATTAGATTATTTCCTACTTTATAACAACACAATCACAAATAAACAATGCCGAGATTTACTGCAAATAGAATCACCTAAAAGCATCTATGTAATTCTTAAATCCATGAATTTAAAATACACCGGGAAAAACAGCGCAAGAAAATACCTCGCACCATACGTTAATGACTTCCCGCAAAACTCCGATTTTCCAGGTAAATTCAAATCTATTTTCGATTAA
- a CDS encoding rod shape-determining protein, with product MFSRDIGIDLGTANVLIHLKGKGIVLDEPSVVAMDRTTGRVLEVGEAARRMVGRTPGNIEAIRPLKDGVIADFDVTEAMLKHFINKINVKGFLSKPRMLICCPTNITKVEQKAIKEAAEKSGGKKVYLEEEPKVAAIGAGMEIFQPSGNMVVDIGGGTTDVAVLSMGDIVTAQSIKMAGDKFDGEILQYIKKKYKLLIGERTAEDIKINVATVFENSRKEEMDIRGRDMVSGLPRTITVYSDEIEGALRESAALITQAAKSVLEHTPPELSADIIDRGVILTGGGAMIHGIDQLLAEELKVPVFMSEEPMNCVAKGTGIMLENIDKIERKKIV from the coding sequence ATGTTTTCTAGGGATATTGGAATTGACCTTGGAACTGCCAATGTTTTGATTCACTTAAAAGGAAAAGGGATAGTTTTGGATGAGCCATCAGTCGTTGCGATGGATCGCACCACAGGCAGGGTGCTTGAGGTTGGCGAGGCAGCGCGTCGAATGGTTGGTCGTACACCAGGAAATATTGAAGCCATTCGTCCATTAAAGGATGGAGTAATTGCGGACTTTGATGTAACAGAAGCAATGTTAAAACATTTTATAAATAAAATTAATGTAAAAGGATTTTTGTCGAAACCGAGAATGCTGATTTGCTGCCCAACGAACATTACGAAGGTGGAGCAGAAAGCAATTAAGGAAGCGGCTGAAAAATCAGGTGGTAAGAAAGTTTATTTGGAAGAAGAGCCAAAAGTAGCGGCGATTGGAGCTGGGATGGAAATTTTCCAACCGAGTGGAAATATGGTCGTTGATATTGGTGGCGGCACAACGGATGTGGCTGTCCTTTCAATGGGTGATATTGTTACAGCACAATCGATCAAGATGGCTGGCGACAAATTTGACGGAGAAATTCTTCAATACATAAAGAAAAAGTATAAATTGTTAATTGGGGAACGTACTGCGGAAGATATTAAGATTAATGTCGCGACTGTTTTTGAAAATTCTCGAAAAGAAGAAATGGATATTCGCGGCCGTGATATGGTTTCTGGATTACCACGGACGATTACCGTTTATTCAGATGAAATTGAGGGTGCCCTAAGGGAATCAGCAGCATTGATTACCCAGGCGGCCAAATCAGTTTTAGAACACACACCACCGGAATTATCCGCAGATATTATTGATCGCGGTGTTATTTTGACAGGTGGGGGAGCAATGATTCACGGTATCGATCAGTTGTTAGCAGAAGAATTAAAAGTTCCTGTTTTTATGTCAGAAGAGCCGATGAATTGTGTTGCCAAAGGGACAGGCATCATGTTAGAAAACATTGATAAAATTGAACGCAAAAAAATTGTTTGA
- a CDS encoding flagellar hook-basal body protein: MLRGFYTAASGMIAQQRRQEALSNNIANANTPGYKADQPTLRAFPELLMQQMGSRQIPTKKGLNLPVQQDIGSLNTGVYVQENVPNYAQGDVRETGISTDMALINGELPDETGSLFFTVQNEAGEQQYTRNGNFTVDGQGFLTTNQGYYVLDQAGNPIQTGGMEFTVTENGDIQVGGQTIPLGIAYTADANALEKVGNGLFAGEADAVPAGETFTVKQGFLERSNVDALQSMTEMMESYRTFETNQRVLKAYDESMGKAVSEIARLS, from the coding sequence TTGCTTAGAGGATTTTATACAGCAGCGAGTGGAATGATTGCCCAACAGCGGCGTCAGGAAGCATTGTCGAATAATATTGCAAATGCAAATACACCTGGTTATAAAGCAGATCAGCCAACATTGCGTGCATTTCCCGAGCTACTGATGCAGCAAATGGGATCGCGTCAAATTCCGACAAAGAAAGGCTTGAATTTGCCAGTGCAGCAGGACATTGGCTCTTTGAACACGGGGGTATATGTTCAGGAAAATGTCCCGAATTATGCCCAAGGTGATGTAAGAGAAACAGGTATTTCTACTGATATGGCACTCATTAATGGGGAATTGCCTGATGAAACGGGGTCGCTTTTCTTTACGGTACAAAATGAAGCAGGCGAACAGCAATATACACGAAATGGTAATTTTACTGTAGATGGACAAGGTTTTCTCACAACGAATCAAGGATATTATGTTTTAGATCAGGCTGGAAACCCAATTCAAACGGGTGGAATGGAATTTACGGTTACAGAAAATGGAGACATTCAAGTTGGTGGGCAAACGATCCCATTAGGCATTGCTTATACAGCTGATGCCAATGCCTTAGAAAAGGTAGGTAATGGATTGTTCGCCGGCGAAGCTGATGCAGTACCAGCTGGAGAAACATTCACTGTGAAGCAAGGATTTTTAGAACGTTCCAATGTTGATGCATTGCAGTCAATGACGGAAATGATGGAATCGTACCGTACTTTTGAAACAAACCAGCGTGTCTTAAAGGCATACGATGAAAGTATGGGAAAAGCTGTCAGTGAAATTGCGCGGTTAAGTTAG